A region from the Benincasa hispida cultivar B227 chromosome 8, ASM972705v1, whole genome shotgun sequence genome encodes:
- the LOC120083915 gene encoding uncharacterized protein LOC120083915, which translates to MIVAAGHSSNGGIGSGELADFVRQVVVGRWFSLFASFLVMSGAGGVYVFAYYSKDIKTTLKCDQTTLNKIGFYKDLGSNVGIVAGLLAEVAPTWLVLLIGAALNFLGYFKIWQAVTGKIVHPTVGFFCFFIMVGANSQNFANTGVLVTCVKNFPERRGVMLGLLKGFVGLSGAIMTQLYIAIYGHDTRSLVLLIAWFPSLISLIFVYTIREIKFVKHPNEFRVFVQFLCLTILLSVFLTVLIFIQKRVQFDQSAHIAIVAAIFALLFVPLLIAIREELVLWNFNKRTLINNPFTRIRIETPQTTTTTTTTTNPPIPSSNQTQIQPSSCFANIFNKPERGEDYTVLQAIFSIDMLIICSTMLIGVGASLTAIDNLGQIGESQGYPSGTINLFISLVSIFNFTGRIFSGFVSEILLEKFKFPRPLMLTFILLISCVGHLLVAFPFEDSLYIASIIIGFSMGSQVPLHFAMISEIFGLKHYSTLFNFGQLSCPIGSYILNVMVTGKLYDEVAQLGSSPNKFHCQGNHCYEQSFLILSGLTFIVAMISLILVKRTREFYGGDIYKKFREDMETLKTEMEFYRLDEKRTRIGNLLVDKHSINFKR; encoded by the exons atgattgtagCAGCAGGGCATAGCTCCAATGGCGGAATTGGGAGCGGAGAATTGGCTGATTTTGTCCGGCAAGTGGTGGTGGGGCGGTGGTTTTCTCTTTTCGCTTCGTTCCTTGTAATGTCCGGCGCCGGCGGAGTTTATGTGTTCGCTTATTACTCTAAAGACATCAAAACGACGCTCAAATGTGATCAAACGACACTAAACAAAATTGGGTTTTATAAAGATTTGGGATCAAACGTCGGCATTGTTGCCGGACTTCTGGCGGAGGTGGCGCCCACTTGGTTAGTTCTTCTCATCGGCGCCGCCTTAAATTTTCTTGGCTACTTTAAGATATGGCAAGCCGTTACCGGAAAAATTGTCCACCCCACCGTCGGCTTCTTTTGCTTTTTCATTATGGTTGGAGCTAACTCTCAGAATTTTGCCAATACAG GTGTGCTAGTCACGTGCGTGAAGAACTTTCCAGAAAGAAGAGGGGTGATGTTGGGCCTTCTGAAGGGCTTCGTGGGCCTAAGCGGAGCCATCATGACCCAACTTTACATCGCCATTTACGGCCACGATACGAGATCTCTTGTTCTTCTAATCGCTTGGTTCCCTTCTTTAATCTCTTTGAttttcgtctatacgatcagaGAAATCAAATTCGTTAAACACCCAAATGAATTCAGAGTTTTCGTTCAATTCCTTTGTCTCACAATCCTTTTATCCGTCTTCCTCACCGTCTTAATCTTCATTCAAAAACGAGTCCAATTCGATCAATCCGCTCACATCGCCATCGTCGCCGCCATTTTTGCTCTGCTTTTTGTTCCATTGTTAATCGCCATTAGAGAAGAACTCGTTCTCTGGAATTTCAACAAACGAACCCTTATTAACAACCCTTTTACTAGAATCAGAATCGAAACCCcccaaacaacaacaacaacaacaacaacaacaaaccccccaattccttcttcaaatcaaaccCAAATCCAACCCAGTTCTTGTTTCGCTAATATTTTCAACAAACCCGAAAGAGGCGAAGATTACACTGTTCTTCAAGCGATTTTCAGTATTGATATGCTTATTATATGCTCCACTATGTTAATCGGCGTCGGTGCAAGCTTAACCGCCATCGACAATCTAGGACAAATCGGTGAATCTCAAGGCTACCCATCTGGAACAATCAACTTATTCATCTCTTTAGTAAGTATTTTCAATTTCACTGGTAGAATCTTTTCTGGGTTCGTCTCTGAAATCTTGCTTGAGAAATTCAAATTCCCTCGTCCGTTGATGCTTACATTCATCCTCTTGATTTCCTGTGTTGGGCATCTTTTAGTAGCTTTCCCATTTGAGGATTCGCTTTACATTGCATCAATCATTATCGGGTTTTCAATGGGTTCACAAGTTCCATTGCATTTCGCGATGATTTCAGAAATTTTTGGGTTGAAACATTACTCGACATTGTTTAATTTTGGGCAATTGTCTTGTCCAATTGGGTCTTATATTCTGAACGTGATGGTGACTGGTAAACTGTATGATGAAGTAGCGCAATTGGGGAGTAGTCCAAATAAGTTCCATTGTCAAGGGAATCATTGTTATGAACAATCGTTTTTGATTTTGAGTGGATTGACGTTTATTGTAGCGATGATATCGTTGATTTTGGTGAAGAGGACGAGGGAGTTTTATGGAGGGGATATATACAAGAAATTCAGGGAAGATATGGAAACTTTGAAGACGGAAATGGAGTTTTACAGATTGGATGAGAAGAGGACTAGGATTGGGAATTTACTTGTTGATAAACATTCTATCAATTTCAAGAGATGA
- the LOC120083668 gene encoding uncharacterized protein LOC120083668 isoform X2, with the protein MEMDGTLDFESEDPLLSSPVTLKKRKKIIGLDDLLTDHYKDKCKLVEKESKQAKKIKKYESDDDDLGKEAVVSQVVDECQNKMNQLGGEEDTSIWGLNVFGEQKPSPALQSPELESCNFLQTFLNNEVNSLVNLTVETGDAFLEGLLVNGWLSTLVYLTGRAEKSLAIWTFNLMLYSSREDLRTSAGDFWRDIMLTTNEVEQQHLQIDWFPNYAQLGEALETYGYRFQCSLNPGFIHTGSRRGGPPQNIRAWIKFITICCQTKIKKNIFTSSEVEQLAEAIICLFLDRQFQGITVLLCECLQSLIHYFTDEEWNACCEKIAKSLVCRIPMDLNCLRAVECISGVDPRSKYLRSTIAYQILLICFENEASNEEEVLRVLTSITVKDKSCDLFKLYIYLVLTENWLVGSQTLEGKPLICEMWGLFLRNCSCQIASTDLRSYASKVRNKASYILQSAFEE; encoded by the exons ATGGAAATGGATGGTACTCTAGACTTCGAATCGGAAGACCCACTTCTCAGTTCCCCAGTCACTCTCAAGAAGAG GAAAAAGATTATAGGGTTAGATGATCTTCTGACTGATCACTATAAGGATAAATGTAAACTGGTTGAGAAAGAATCTAAACAGGCAAAGAAGATAAAGAAGTATGAATCAGATGATGATGATCTTGGCAAAGAGGCTGTGGTGTCTCAAGTTGTTGATGAATGCCAAAATAAG ATGAATCAATTGGGAGGTGAGGAAGATACATCAATATGGGGGTTAAACGTTTTTGGGGAACAG AAACCCTCACCAGCTTTACAAAGTCCTGAACTCGAAAGTTGTAACTTTTTGCAAACATTCCTAAATAACGAAGTTAATTCTTTGGTGAATCTCACCGTGGAGACAG GTGATGCGTTCCTTGAAGGTTTATTGGTAAATGGTTGGTTGTCAACACTTGTTTATTTGACAGGCCGTGCAGAAAAATCACTTGCCATATGGACTTTCAATTTAA TGTTATATTCATCAAGAGAAGATCTAAGAACATCAGCCGGTGATTTCTGGAGGGATATCATGTTAACAACAAATGAG GTTGAGCAACAGCATCTTCAAATCGATTGGTTTCCAAACTATGCTCAGTTAGGAGAAGCTCTTGAGACTTATGGATATAGATTTCAATGCTCATTAAACCCTGGATTCATCCACACTG GTTCTAGACGTGGAGGGCCGCCTCAGAATATAAGGGCGTGGATCAAATTTATTACTATATGTTGTCAAACAAA gattaaaaagaatatatttacATCCTCTGAAGTTGAGCAGCTAGCTGAAGccattatttgtttatttctgGACCGCCAGTTTCAAGGCATAACCGTGCTCTTATGTGAATGCCTGCAATCGCTTATCCATTACTTCACAGATGAAGAATGGAATGCATGTTGTGAGAAAATAGCAAAATCTCTTGTCTGCAG AATTCCTATGGATCTAAACTGTTTGCGAGCTGTGGAATGCATTTCTGGAGTTGATCCCCGTAGTAAATATCTTCGGAGTACAATTGCCTATCAAATTCTTCTTATTTGCTTTGAAAATGAG GCTAGTAATGAAGAAGAGGTTTTGAGAGTACTTACTTCCATTACCGTGAAAGACAAAAGTTGTGACCTATTTAAGCTGTACATTTACTTGGTGTTGACGGAGAACTGGCTTGTCGGTAGTCAAACGTTAGAAGGCAAGCCGCTAATCTGTGAAATGTGGGGCCTGTTTCTCAGAAACTGCTCCTGCCAAATCGCCAGTACTGATTTGAGGTCGTATGCATCAAAG GTTCGTAACAAAGCTTCATATATCTTGCAAAGCGCTTTTGAAGAATAG
- the LOC120083668 gene encoding uncharacterized protein LOC120083668 isoform X1, which yields MEMDGTLDFESEDPLLSSPVTLKKRKKIIGLDDLLTDHYKDKCKLVEKESKQAKKIKKYESDDDDLGKEAVVSQVVDECQNKMNQLGGEEDTSIWGLNVFGEQKPSPALQSPELESCNFLQTFLNNEVNSLVNLTVETGDAFLEGLLVNGWLSTLVYLTGRAEKSLAIWTFNLIYFHIPVLYSSREDLRTSAGDFWRDIMLTTNEVEQQHLQIDWFPNYAQLGEALETYGYRFQCSLNPGFIHTGSRRGGPPQNIRAWIKFITICCQTKIKKNIFTSSEVEQLAEAIICLFLDRQFQGITVLLCECLQSLIHYFTDEEWNACCEKIAKSLVCRIPMDLNCLRAVECISGVDPRSKYLRSTIAYQILLICFENEASNEEEVLRVLTSITVKDKSCDLFKLYIYLVLTENWLVGSQTLEGKPLICEMWGLFLRNCSCQIASTDLRSYASKVRNKASYILQSAFEE from the exons ATGGAAATGGATGGTACTCTAGACTTCGAATCGGAAGACCCACTTCTCAGTTCCCCAGTCACTCTCAAGAAGAG GAAAAAGATTATAGGGTTAGATGATCTTCTGACTGATCACTATAAGGATAAATGTAAACTGGTTGAGAAAGAATCTAAACAGGCAAAGAAGATAAAGAAGTATGAATCAGATGATGATGATCTTGGCAAAGAGGCTGTGGTGTCTCAAGTTGTTGATGAATGCCAAAATAAG ATGAATCAATTGGGAGGTGAGGAAGATACATCAATATGGGGGTTAAACGTTTTTGGGGAACAG AAACCCTCACCAGCTTTACAAAGTCCTGAACTCGAAAGTTGTAACTTTTTGCAAACATTCCTAAATAACGAAGTTAATTCTTTGGTGAATCTCACCGTGGAGACAG GTGATGCGTTCCTTGAAGGTTTATTGGTAAATGGTTGGTTGTCAACACTTGTTTATTTGACAGGCCGTGCAGAAAAATCACTTGCCATATGGACTTTCAATTTAA tttatTTTCATATTCCAGTGTTATATTCATCAAGAGAAGATCTAAGAACATCAGCCGGTGATTTCTGGAGGGATATCATGTTAACAACAAATGAG GTTGAGCAACAGCATCTTCAAATCGATTGGTTTCCAAACTATGCTCAGTTAGGAGAAGCTCTTGAGACTTATGGATATAGATTTCAATGCTCATTAAACCCTGGATTCATCCACACTG GTTCTAGACGTGGAGGGCCGCCTCAGAATATAAGGGCGTGGATCAAATTTATTACTATATGTTGTCAAACAAA gattaaaaagaatatatttacATCCTCTGAAGTTGAGCAGCTAGCTGAAGccattatttgtttatttctgGACCGCCAGTTTCAAGGCATAACCGTGCTCTTATGTGAATGCCTGCAATCGCTTATCCATTACTTCACAGATGAAGAATGGAATGCATGTTGTGAGAAAATAGCAAAATCTCTTGTCTGCAG AATTCCTATGGATCTAAACTGTTTGCGAGCTGTGGAATGCATTTCTGGAGTTGATCCCCGTAGTAAATATCTTCGGAGTACAATTGCCTATCAAATTCTTCTTATTTGCTTTGAAAATGAG GCTAGTAATGAAGAAGAGGTTTTGAGAGTACTTACTTCCATTACCGTGAAAGACAAAAGTTGTGACCTATTTAAGCTGTACATTTACTTGGTGTTGACGGAGAACTGGCTTGTCGGTAGTCAAACGTTAGAAGGCAAGCCGCTAATCTGTGAAATGTGGGGCCTGTTTCTCAGAAACTGCTCCTGCCAAATCGCCAGTACTGATTTGAGGTCGTATGCATCAAAG GTTCGTAACAAAGCTTCATATATCTTGCAAAGCGCTTTTGAAGAATAG
- the LOC120083668 gene encoding uncharacterized protein LOC120083668 isoform X3 produces MEMDGTLDFESEDPLLSSPVTLKKRKKIIGLDDLLTDHYKDKCKLVEKESKQAKKIKKYESDDDDLGKEAVVSQVVDECQNKMNQLGGEEDTSIWGLNVFGEQKPSPALQSPELESCNFLQTFLNNEVNSLVNLTVETGDAFLEGLLVNGWLSTLVYLTGRAEKSLAIWTFNLIYFHIPVLYSSREDLRTSAGDFWRDIMLTTNEVEQQHLQIDWFPNYAQLGEALETYGYRFQCSLNPGFIHTGSRRGGPPQNIRAWIKFITICCQTKIKKNIFTSSEVEQLAEAIICLFLDRQFQGITVLLCECLQSLIHYFTDEEWNACCEKIAKSLVCRIPMDLNCLRAVECISGVDPRSKYLRSTIAYQILLICFENE; encoded by the exons ATGGAAATGGATGGTACTCTAGACTTCGAATCGGAAGACCCACTTCTCAGTTCCCCAGTCACTCTCAAGAAGAG GAAAAAGATTATAGGGTTAGATGATCTTCTGACTGATCACTATAAGGATAAATGTAAACTGGTTGAGAAAGAATCTAAACAGGCAAAGAAGATAAAGAAGTATGAATCAGATGATGATGATCTTGGCAAAGAGGCTGTGGTGTCTCAAGTTGTTGATGAATGCCAAAATAAG ATGAATCAATTGGGAGGTGAGGAAGATACATCAATATGGGGGTTAAACGTTTTTGGGGAACAG AAACCCTCACCAGCTTTACAAAGTCCTGAACTCGAAAGTTGTAACTTTTTGCAAACATTCCTAAATAACGAAGTTAATTCTTTGGTGAATCTCACCGTGGAGACAG GTGATGCGTTCCTTGAAGGTTTATTGGTAAATGGTTGGTTGTCAACACTTGTTTATTTGACAGGCCGTGCAGAAAAATCACTTGCCATATGGACTTTCAATTTAA tttatTTTCATATTCCAGTGTTATATTCATCAAGAGAAGATCTAAGAACATCAGCCGGTGATTTCTGGAGGGATATCATGTTAACAACAAATGAG GTTGAGCAACAGCATCTTCAAATCGATTGGTTTCCAAACTATGCTCAGTTAGGAGAAGCTCTTGAGACTTATGGATATAGATTTCAATGCTCATTAAACCCTGGATTCATCCACACTG GTTCTAGACGTGGAGGGCCGCCTCAGAATATAAGGGCGTGGATCAAATTTATTACTATATGTTGTCAAACAAA gattaaaaagaatatatttacATCCTCTGAAGTTGAGCAGCTAGCTGAAGccattatttgtttatttctgGACCGCCAGTTTCAAGGCATAACCGTGCTCTTATGTGAATGCCTGCAATCGCTTATCCATTACTTCACAGATGAAGAATGGAATGCATGTTGTGAGAAAATAGCAAAATCTCTTGTCTGCAG AATTCCTATGGATCTAAACTGTTTGCGAGCTGTGGAATGCATTTCTGGAGTTGATCCCCGTAGTAAATATCTTCGGAGTACAATTGCCTATCAAATTCTTCTTATTTGCTTTGAAAATGAG TAA